A single region of the Erythrobacter sp. HL-111 genome encodes:
- a CDS encoding HAD family hydrolase → MTARTPPRPADTILPADLPRVLERFEGPLDVLSLDCFDTLLWRDCHAPSDVFAALPALGTLRRVAAEQNARKLARTLKRRGEVRLAEIYDAAMPNASRAAVSDAIGAELDAEAAACFAFAPTVELMRAAKAKGVRIVVTSDTYLAAPELARLIERAAGAEVAGLIDRIVTSCEAGFSKREGLLVRVVKAMKCRPGEMLHIGDNRAADYEGARALGIPALHLVQFRETARRRLRLERASRALIGPAEGRIDGLQPHRAILALHEPAIADPAEALGFAVLGPVFHAFEDWLRAEAAALAEARGGRVHWLFMLRDGHLPHLVHRVRGEAESAARVEISRFVATAASLTSRAAYERHLGLEFGLNPATLARQMLMDEEEIGRIVGAPGTEQEMVEASLALIAELRSARRRRITNRRARAFAGRLVEHVRAACDPQPGDTLMLIDLGYNGSAQNRIDALLAGAFGCHVAGRYLLLREMDASGLDKRGLIDARHHDPQFLEALCGNVAVIEQLATCDLGSVVDYTESGRPVRRESAVKGGQSRVREAVQAGCVRFARAALDPPAIRAGEPDAARAWREGAAHALARFLFLPLAREVEVLARFEHDVNLGSERMVALFDPVGAREGMRRRGLFYLKGSERMFLPAELAAEPIEARLALMVQKMRGLGLTYADSAGTAIELEAIHFDAHQASVQRIAASATHDGFHVARLPLGTKGHAIALVLGGRVALAEIGPITRAPVDSLRAEANPDDPEPVEALFDGMREIAPRIVECTRGDAAIVIPPRQPVPGEPPMMVEIVFRPLRLAGGSEEPLGAAVSGADGKDKVGGAPARRDAAA, encoded by the coding sequence ATGACCGCCCGAACCCCGCCGCGCCCTGCCGACACGATCCTTCCCGCCGACCTGCCCCGGGTGCTGGAGCGGTTCGAGGGGCCGCTCGACGTGCTTTCGCTCGACTGCTTCGACACGCTGCTGTGGCGCGATTGCCATGCGCCGAGCGACGTGTTCGCCGCCCTGCCGGCCCTCGGCACCCTGCGGCGCGTGGCGGCCGAACAGAATGCGCGCAAGCTCGCCCGGACGCTGAAACGGCGCGGCGAGGTGCGGCTTGCCGAAATCTACGATGCGGCGATGCCGAACGCCTCTCGCGCCGCCGTGAGCGATGCGATCGGGGCGGAGCTCGACGCGGAAGCCGCGGCCTGCTTCGCCTTCGCGCCGACGGTCGAACTGATGCGCGCGGCGAAGGCGAAGGGGGTGCGGATCGTCGTCACCTCGGACACCTATCTCGCCGCGCCCGAACTCGCCCGGCTGATCGAACGCGCCGCCGGGGCAGAGGTCGCGGGACTGATCGACCGGATCGTCACTTCGTGCGAGGCGGGCTTTTCCAAGCGCGAGGGGCTGCTGGTGCGGGTCGTGAAGGCGATGAAATGCCGGCCGGGCGAAATGCTCCACATCGGCGACAACCGCGCGGCCGATTACGAGGGCGCGCGCGCGCTCGGCATCCCGGCGCTGCATCTTGTCCAGTTCCGCGAGACCGCGCGCCGGCGCCTGCGGCTGGAACGGGCGAGTCGCGCGCTGATCGGGCCGGCCGAGGGGCGCATCGACGGGCTCCAGCCGCACCGCGCGATCCTCGCCCTCCACGAACCCGCCATCGCCGACCCGGCCGAGGCGCTGGGCTTTGCCGTGCTCGGCCCGGTCTTCCACGCCTTCGAAGACTGGCTGCGGGCGGAGGCGGCGGCGCTCGCCGAGGCGCGCGGGGGGCGGGTCCACTGGCTGTTCATGCTGCGCGACGGGCATCTGCCGCACCTCGTCCACCGCGTGCGGGGCGAGGCCGAAAGCGCCGCCCGGGTCGAGATCAGCCGCTTCGTCGCGACCGCCGCCTCGCTCACCTCGCGCGCGGCCTACGAGCGGCACCTCGGGCTCGAATTCGGGCTCAACCCGGCGACGCTCGCGCGGCAGATGCTGATGGACGAGGAGGAGATCGGACGGATCGTCGGCGCGCCCGGAACCGAGCAGGAAATGGTCGAGGCGAGCCTCGCGCTCATCGCCGAACTGCGTTCGGCGCGGCGGCGCAGGATCACCAATCGCCGCGCCCGCGCCTTCGCCGGGCGGCTGGTGGAGCACGTGCGCGCGGCCTGCGACCCGCAGCCGGGCGACACGCTGATGCTGATCGATCTCGGCTACAACGGGTCGGCCCAGAACCGGATCGACGCGCTGCTCGCCGGGGCGTTCGGCTGCCACGTCGCCGGGCGCTACCTGCTGCTGCGCGAAATGGATGCGAGCGGGCTCGACAAGCGGGGCCTGATCGACGCGCGCCATCACGACCCGCAATTCCTCGAAGCGCTGTGCGGCAATGTCGCGGTGATCGAGCAGCTGGCGACCTGCGACCTCGGCTCGGTCGTCGATTACACCGAAAGCGGCCGGCCGGTGCGCCGCGAAAGCGCGGTCAAGGGCGGCCAGTCGCGGGTGCGCGAGGCGGTCCAGGCGGGCTGCGTGCGCTTCGCCCGCGCCGCGCTCGATCCGCCGGCGATCCGCGCGGGCGAGCCCGATGCCGCGCGCGCCTGGCGCGAGGGCGCGGCCCATGCGCTCGCCCGCTTCCTGTTCCTGCCGCTGGCCCGCGAGGTCGAGGTGCTCGCGCGCTTCGAACACGACGTCAATCTCGGCAGCGAGCGGATGGTCGCGCTGTTCGATCCCGTCGGCGCGCGCGAGGGGATGCGGCGGCGCGGGCTGTTCTACCTGAAGGGATCGGAGCGGATGTTCCTCCCCGCCGAACTCGCCGCCGAACCGATCGAGGCGCGGCTTGCGCTGATGGTGCAGAAGATGCGCGGGCTCGGCCTCACCTATGCCGACAGCGCGGGGACCGCGATCGAGCTGGAGGCGATCCATTTCGACGCGCACCAGGCCAGCGTCCAGCGGATCGCGGCGAGCGCGACGCATGACGGATTCCACGTTGCGCGCCTCCCGCTGGGGACGAAGGGGCACGCGATCGCGCTCGTGCTCGGCGGCAGGGTCGCGCTGGCCGAGATCGGCCCGATCACCCGCGCTCCGGTCGACAGCCTGCGCGCCGAGGCGAACCCGGACGATCCCGAGCCGGTCGAGGCGCTGTTCGACGGGATGCGCGAGATCGCGCCGCGGATCGTCGAATGCACGCGCGGCGATGCGGCGATCGTGATCCCGCCCCGCCAGCCGGTGCCGGGCGAACCGCCGATGATGGTCGAAATCGTGTTTCGCCCGCTGCGCCTTGCGGGCGGAAGCGAAGAGCCGCTCGGCGCGGCGGTGAGCGGGGCGGATGGGAAGGACAAGGTGGGTGGGGCGCCCGCGCGCCGGGACGCAGCGGCCTGA
- a CDS encoding flagellin, whose protein sequence is MSVINTNISALRAQNASTEANEMLSTAMERLSSGRRINSSSDDAAGLSIATGFTSDIRALNQGVRNANDGIALAQTAEGALEQVTNMLQRVRELAIQSQNGTLDNEDRGFLDTEVTQLAEQIDDVLSNTEFNGVTLFSTTSGTDVTVNIQLDAGRSITLTSTAIDGTNLGDTNYDVSSASAAADTIDLVDNALSDVNTTRSSLGAGVNRLESAINELATTASNFSDARSRIEDADFSQETTALAKGQILSQASTAMLAQANQSQQNVLSLLR, encoded by the coding sequence ATGTCAGTCATCAACACCAATATCTCCGCCCTGCGCGCCCAGAACGCGAGCACGGAAGCCAACGAGATGCTCTCGACCGCGATGGAGCGCCTCTCGTCCGGTCGCCGGATCAACAGTTCGTCCGACGACGCGGCGGGCCTCTCGATCGCGACCGGCTTCACCTCGGACATCCGCGCGCTGAACCAGGGCGTCCGCAACGCCAATGACGGCATCGCCCTCGCCCAGACCGCCGAAGGTGCGCTCGAACAGGTGACCAACATGCTGCAGCGCGTGCGCGAACTGGCGATCCAATCGCAGAACGGCACGCTCGACAACGAGGACCGCGGCTTCCTCGACACCGAAGTCACCCAGCTCGCCGAACAGATCGACGACGTGCTGTCGAACACCGAGTTCAACGGCGTGACCCTGTTCAGCACCACCAGCGGCACGGACGTGACGGTCAACATCCAGCTCGATGCGGGCCGCTCGATCACCCTGACCAGCACCGCGATCGACGGGACCAATCTCGGCGACACCAACTACGACGTGTCGAGCGCCTCCGCCGCCGCGGACACGATCGATCTGGTCGACAACGCGCTCAGCGACGTGAACACGACCCGCTCCTCGCTCGGTGCGGGGGTAAACCGGCTGGAATCGGCGATCAACGAACTGGCGACGACCGCGAGCAATTTCTCCGATGCCCGGTCGCGCATCGAGGACGCCGATTTCTCGCAGGAGACCACCGCGCTCGCCAAGGGGCAGATCCTGTCGCAGGCCTCGACCGCGATGCTCGCCCAGGCGAACCAGTCGCAACAGAACGTGCTGTCGCTGCTGCGGTAA
- a CDS encoding sigma-54-dependent Fis family transcriptional regulator, producing MSEPRHHDFPVSDPAARGTAPNPRPAAPHHDVAGFERVRARHAALLEATLPLLGKDWQQGRIVLGEDGRFACPPGGRRADRVEIELAHADAGALAALGKTRLALAYDPSAPEAACAAMLAAAGRGGWPVAGDEHSLALLTLAERLAASDIPVLLEGPTGTGKEVLARFVHRRSPRAAGPFVAVNCAAMPEAMLEGLLFGHRKGAFTGAAEAREGLFRAADGGTLLLDEIGELPLALQAKLLRALQEGEVLPLGATEAVGVDVRIVAATNRTLSAEVAAGRFREDLLYRLNVFPLALAPLAVRRGDIAPLAFAMLLRHAPRANAGARWIEPDALRLLEAHGWPGNVRELENVMRRALLLAGDARAIAAEHVVFDQPVRAVLPAAGAPACPDARARRSLSEVAFESEARAILAALDSHGGHRARTAASLGISERTLRYRLASMRESGLIAAGGEA from the coding sequence ATGAGCGAACCTCGTCACCACGACTTTCCGGTCTCGGACCCGGCCGCCCGCGGAACCGCGCCGAACCCGCGCCCTGCCGCGCCGCATCACGACGTCGCGGGGTTCGAACGGGTGCGCGCGCGGCACGCCGCGCTGCTCGAGGCGACCCTGCCCCTGCTCGGCAAGGACTGGCAGCAGGGCCGCATCGTGCTGGGCGAGGACGGGCGTTTCGCCTGCCCGCCCGGCGGCCGCCGCGCCGACCGGGTCGAGATCGAGCTCGCCCATGCCGATGCGGGCGCGCTCGCCGCGCTCGGCAAGACGCGCCTCGCGCTCGCCTACGATCCCTCCGCGCCCGAAGCGGCGTGCGCGGCGATGCTCGCGGCGGCGGGGCGCGGGGGCTGGCCGGTCGCGGGGGACGAGCACAGCCTCGCGCTCCTCACCCTCGCCGAACGTCTCGCGGCGAGCGACATTCCCGTCCTCCTCGAAGGGCCGACCGGCACCGGCAAGGAAGTCCTCGCGCGCTTCGTCCACCGCCGCTCGCCGCGCGCGGCCGGGCCGTTCGTCGCGGTCAATTGCGCGGCCATGCCCGAGGCCATGCTCGAGGGCCTGCTGTTCGGCCACCGCAAGGGCGCCTTCACCGGCGCTGCCGAAGCGCGCGAGGGGCTGTTCCGCGCCGCCGACGGGGGGACGCTGCTGCTGGACGAGATCGGCGAACTGCCGCTTGCCCTGCAGGCCAAGCTCCTGCGCGCGCTGCAGGAGGGCGAGGTCCTCCCGCTCGGCGCGACCGAGGCGGTCGGGGTCGACGTGCGGATCGTCGCCGCGACCAATCGCACGCTGTCGGCCGAAGTCGCCGCCGGGCGTTTCCGTGAGGACCTGCTCTACCGTCTCAACGTCTTCCCCTTGGCGCTCGCCCCGCTCGCCGTGCGGCGCGGCGACATCGCCCCGCTCGCCTTCGCCATGCTGCTGCGCCACGCGCCGCGCGCGAACGCGGGCGCGCGCTGGATCGAGCCGGACGCGCTCCGCCTGCTCGAGGCGCATGGCTGGCCGGGCAACGTGCGCGAGCTGGAAAACGTCATGCGCCGCGCGCTCCTCCTCGCAGGCGACGCGCGCGCGATCGCGGCGGAACACGTCGTGTTCGACCAGCCGGTGCGCGCCGTGCTGCCCGCGGCCGGTGCCCCCGCGTGCCCCGATGCACGCGCGCGGCGCTCGCTGTCCGAGGTCGCCTTCGAATCCGAGGCGCGCGCGATCCTCGCCGCGCTCGACAGCCACGGTGGCCACCGTGCCCGGACCGCGGCGAGCCTCGGCATTTCCGAGCGGACCCTGCGCTACCGGCTCGCCTCGATGCGCGAGTCCGGCCTCATCGCGGCAGGGGGTGAGGCATGA
- the fliE gene encoding flagellar hook-basal body complex protein FliE, with amino-acid sequence MSPVRSGGGVQAGLADVLALRREVLARSEALREVREASASPAAAPARGQGEAPAAGFAETLGHALEKVSAAQQRSAEMQAAYERGEVTDVAKVMLARQESGVAFEATLQVRNKLLSAYQEIMRMGS; translated from the coding sequence ATGAGCCCGGTCCGTTCCGGCGGCGGCGTGCAGGCGGGGCTTGCCGACGTGCTCGCCCTGCGGCGCGAGGTCCTCGCCCGGAGCGAGGCGCTGCGCGAGGTGCGCGAGGCAAGCGCGTCCCCCGCCGCCGCGCCCGCGCGCGGGCAGGGGGAAGCGCCCGCCGCGGGCTTTGCCGAAACGCTCGGCCACGCGCTCGAAAAGGTCAGCGCGGCGCAGCAGCGTTCGGCCGAAATGCAGGCGGCCTACGAACGCGGCGAAGTGACCGATGTCGCCAAGGTGATGCTCGCCCGGCAGGAATCCGGGGTCGCCTTCGAGGCCACGCTGCAGGTCCGCAACAAGCTGCTGTCCGCCTACCAGGAAATCATGCGGATGGGGAGCTGA
- the fliF gene encoding flagellar basal-body MS-ring/collar protein FliF, with the protein MADANAPQAQPLAAGGALPAVSEPRLVPFGTALPGDGWRGRVAGFMAQPAVRRALPGVVALGAVGLVAALWLAIAEPPQRLLFSGLGDLERGQVVEALAAGGIDHRVDPSTGAITVAEGDYYAASSLVASNGALPAPQGAAEMLDAIPLGSSRTLEGERLRLARERELMLTIREIQGIAAVRVHLATPERSVFVRERDAPSASVMLSLARGRSLSRAQVDAIVNLVAGSVPGMSPDAVRVVDQNGRLLSAPEGEEHEGLALQREFEAKLREQVSSLLLPLLGAGNFSSQVQVDLDQAEVTSARESFDDQGVIRSESERSATRTNGAPVGGVPGVDANIPPPPADLVDGAPEAAASAAAVGAGPSDSESAVQRNYELGREVAVTSVRPGGLRRLSVAVAVSNAALVAAAPMTAEQLEALVAAAVGADPARGDTVEVVVGGFESIAPAEPQLWEQPWFMPALRHGAALVAVLLVLLFVVRPLMKRARPATGETAGAAVEPAGEGSADVAPAARDAAEGEEGEPADEFADLPQQVRLARQLAASRPERAVAALQRMLEAPPEPAIEPGGAEAA; encoded by the coding sequence GTGGCCGACGCCAATGCGCCCCAGGCGCAGCCGCTTGCGGCGGGCGGGGCGCTGCCCGCCGTGTCCGAGCCGCGCCTCGTCCCCTTCGGAACCGCCCTGCCGGGCGACGGCTGGCGCGGGCGGGTCGCCGGGTTCATGGCCCAGCCCGCCGTGCGGCGCGCGCTGCCGGGCGTGGTCGCGCTGGGCGCGGTCGGGCTCGTCGCCGCGCTCTGGCTCGCCATCGCCGAACCGCCGCAGCGCCTGCTCTTCTCGGGTCTCGGCGATCTCGAGCGCGGGCAGGTGGTCGAGGCGCTCGCCGCGGGCGGGATCGATCACCGCGTCGACCCGTCGACCGGCGCGATCACCGTGGCCGAGGGCGATTACTACGCCGCCTCCTCGCTCGTCGCGAGCAACGGCGCCCTGCCCGCGCCGCAGGGGGCGGCGGAAATGCTCGACGCGATCCCGCTCGGTTCCTCGCGCACGCTGGAGGGCGAACGCCTGCGGCTCGCCCGCGAACGCGAGCTGATGCTGACGATCAGGGAGATCCAGGGCATCGCGGCGGTGCGCGTCCACCTCGCCACGCCCGAACGTTCCGTCTTCGTGCGCGAGCGGGACGCGCCCAGTGCCTCGGTCATGCTGTCGCTGGCGCGCGGGCGGAGCCTGTCGCGCGCGCAGGTCGATGCGATCGTCAATCTCGTCGCCGGATCGGTCCCCGGCATGAGCCCGGACGCGGTGCGCGTGGTCGACCAGAACGGTCGGCTGCTCTCCGCCCCCGAGGGTGAGGAACACGAAGGTCTCGCCCTGCAGCGCGAATTCGAGGCGAAGCTGCGCGAACAGGTTTCGAGCCTGCTGCTGCCGCTTCTCGGCGCGGGCAATTTTTCCAGCCAGGTGCAGGTCGATCTCGACCAGGCCGAGGTGACCTCGGCGCGTGAGAGCTTCGACGACCAGGGCGTGATCCGTTCCGAGAGCGAGCGCAGCGCGACGCGCACGAACGGCGCGCCCGTCGGCGGCGTGCCCGGGGTCGATGCGAACATCCCGCCGCCGCCCGCCGATCTCGTCGACGGCGCGCCCGAGGCCGCTGCGTCCGCCGCTGCCGTCGGCGCCGGTCCGAGCGACAGCGAAAGCGCGGTCCAGCGCAATTACGAACTCGGCCGCGAAGTCGCGGTGACCAGCGTGCGCCCGGGAGGGCTTCGCAGGCTTTCGGTCGCGGTCGCGGTCAGCAACGCCGCGCTCGTCGCCGCAGCACCGATGACCGCCGAACAGCTCGAAGCCCTCGTCGCTGCGGCGGTCGGGGCCGATCCCGCGCGCGGCGACACGGTCGAGGTGGTGGTCGGCGGCTTCGAGAGCATTGCTCCGGCCGAGCCGCAATTGTGGGAACAGCCGTGGTTCATGCCGGCCCTGCGTCATGGCGCGGCGCTGGTCGCGGTGCTGCTGGTGCTGCTGTTCGTCGTCCGACCGCTGATGAAGCGCGCGCGCCCCGCGACCGGGGAGACGGCCGGGGCCGCGGTCGAGCCTGCGGGCGAGGGTTCCGCCGACGTCGCGCCCGCTGCGCGGGACGCGGCGGAAGGCGAGGAGGGCGAGCCGGCCGACGAATTCGCCGACCTCCCGCAGCAGGTCCGGCTCGCCCGCCAGCTCGCCGCGAGCCGGCCCGAACGCGCGGTCGCGGCGCTCCAGCGGATGCTCGAAGCCCCGCCCGAGCCCGCGATCGAGCCAGGCGGGGCCGAGGCCGCATGA
- a CDS encoding flagellar motor switch protein FliG, giving the protein MSAQAADADAAKGQPDEAAPAITRAPLTRIERAAVFLMLLGDEEAAGLLARLDPGELQAVGAAMLALGEIDRTRMAEAIADFVAEAGREIIPARGRGAQVRQLIESALDPARAESMMQRIEPEGRPRMVELASWLAPAILVRLIEDEHPQVIAALLLLLDPDQAAEVLSALAEPVQAAVVERVARIGPVSLSAVAMIDDLLRQRIGASFGTAALTMGGPREAANLINRAAGDLKNLVLPAIAQRDAGLASRIEEELFTFEMLLDLDRQAMSRLLRDVDNDALVDALKGLGEHQRAPFFACMSSRAADGIRDEIELRGRIARSEVEAAQRRIVELARGLADAGEIVIGGDDGEFV; this is encoded by the coding sequence ATGAGCGCGCAGGCAGCGGACGCGGACGCCGCCAAGGGGCAGCCGGACGAGGCCGCGCCCGCCATTACGCGCGCGCCGCTCACCCGGATCGAGCGCGCGGCGGTTTTCCTCATGCTGCTCGGCGACGAGGAGGCGGCCGGCCTCCTCGCCCGGCTCGACCCCGGGGAATTGCAGGCGGTCGGAGCCGCGATGCTCGCGCTGGGCGAGATCGACCGCACCCGCATGGCCGAGGCGATCGCGGACTTCGTCGCCGAGGCCGGGCGCGAGATCATCCCCGCGCGCGGACGCGGCGCGCAGGTGCGCCAGCTGATCGAAAGCGCGCTCGACCCGGCGCGGGCGGAAAGCATGATGCAGCGGATCGAGCCCGAGGGCCGGCCCCGCATGGTCGAACTCGCGAGCTGGCTCGCCCCGGCGATCCTCGTGCGGTTGATCGAGGACGAGCACCCGCAGGTGATCGCCGCGCTGCTGCTGCTGCTCGATCCCGACCAGGCCGCCGAGGTGCTTTCGGCCCTTGCCGAGCCGGTCCAGGCCGCAGTGGTGGAACGCGTCGCACGGATCGGTCCGGTGTCGCTTTCGGCGGTGGCGATGATCGACGACCTGCTGCGGCAGCGGATCGGGGCGAGCTTCGGGACGGCGGCGCTGACCATGGGCGGCCCGCGCGAGGCAGCGAACCTCATCAACCGGGCCGCGGGCGATCTCAAGAACCTCGTCCTGCCCGCGATTGCCCAGCGCGATGCTGGGCTGGCGAGCCGGATCGAGGAAGAGCTGTTCACCTTCGAAATGCTGCTCGACCTCGATCGCCAGGCGATGAGCCGCCTGCTGCGTGATGTCGACAACGATGCGCTGGTCGATGCGCTCAAGGGGCTGGGGGAACACCAGCGCGCGCCCTTCTTCGCCTGCATGTCGAGCCGCGCGGCGGACGGCATTCGCGACGAGATCGAGCTGCGCGGGCGGATCGCTAGGAGCGAGGTCGAGGCGGCCCAGCGCAGGATCGTCGAGCTCGCGCGCGGCCTCGCCGATGCGGGCGAGATCGTGATCGGGGGGGACGATGGCGAATTCGTCTGA
- a CDS encoding FliH/SctL family protein gives MANSSDAIAALIAAGAAEAGAAPCRPPAGWLAALDRRDGFRPGAPFAKPPPAPPPGPSPEETLAAALAEARAGGEAAGRAAALAAHAAEEEHRRALRLAFRTLDAAALDALAAALAETVTALCAKVLGDWTPDPARLAARCTEAARLLGEAPAALALHLHPADIAALGEGALAEWRVVPDPALERGALRLEGADGAVRDGPEEWRRAIAEAVRGGGGNIGA, from the coding sequence ATGGCGAATTCGTCTGACGCTATCGCCGCGCTGATCGCCGCCGGTGCCGCGGAGGCCGGGGCAGCGCCGTGCCGCCCGCCCGCCGGATGGCTTGCCGCGCTGGACCGGCGGGACGGTTTTCGCCCCGGTGCGCCCTTCGCCAAGCCTCCGCCCGCCCCGCCGCCCGGCCCCTCGCCCGAAGAAACGCTTGCCGCCGCGCTGGCCGAGGCGCGGGCCGGGGGCGAGGCCGCCGGACGCGCCGCCGCGCTCGCCGCGCACGCCGCCGAGGAAGAGCATCGCCGCGCGCTGCGGCTCGCCTTCCGCACGCTCGACGCGGCGGCGCTCGACGCGCTGGCAGCGGCGCTGGCCGAGACCGTGACCGCGCTGTGTGCCAAGGTGCTGGGGGACTGGACGCCCGATCCCGCCCGGCTCGCCGCGCGCTGCACCGAGGCCGCCCGGCTGCTGGGCGAGGCGCCCGCGGCGCTCGCGCTCCATCTCCATCCCGCCGATATCGCGGCGCTGGGGGAAGGGGCGCTCGCCGAGTGGCGCGTGGTGCCCGACCCGGCGCTGGAACGCGGGGCGCTGAGGCTCGAAGGGGCGGACGGGGCGGTGCGCGACGGACCGGAGGAATGGCGTCGCGCCATCGCGGAGGCGGTGCGGGGCGGTGGCGGGAATATCGGCGCATGA
- a CDS encoding FliI/YscN family ATPase yields MIAELQIELARLARAAPSTGPVLTGRVAACDGGLVEVSGLPLPIGSLGAIDTGGAGECLAEVIGFRGGRSLMMLLGDPVLLRPRAAVRACGSPGEVRVGEALLGRAVDGLGRPIDGGPAPACEALWPLAGRREGALERAPVREAFDCGVRAINALATMGVGQRLGVIAGSGVGKSVLIDQMTARAVADVTVVALIGERAREVSDFVARHMAGAGRGRLVVVAVPADHAPNLRLRASQYACAIAEWFRARGKRVLLVLDSLTRVAHAARELALVLGEPGAARGYPPSALAAVTRLVERAGNSARTGGAVTGLYTVLADGDDVADPVVDTARAILDGHIVLSRDLAQRGHYPAIDVPASLSRVMDDIVPAPAGSAARRLRSLIAAREENRDLVLMGAYRAGSDPVLDRALAAAGAIDAFLQQGRGEAAGLADSLAALEALVAGIEGAA; encoded by the coding sequence ATGATCGCGGAATTGCAGATCGAACTGGCGCGCCTGGCCCGCGCCGCGCCGTCGACGGGACCCGTGCTGACCGGGCGCGTGGCCGCCTGCGACGGCGGGCTCGTCGAGGTTTCGGGCCTGCCGCTCCCGATCGGCTCGCTCGGCGCGATCGACACGGGCGGCGCGGGGGAATGCCTGGCGGAGGTGATCGGCTTTCGCGGCGGGCGTTCGCTGATGATGCTGCTCGGCGACCCGGTCCTGCTGCGCCCGCGTGCCGCGGTGCGCGCCTGCGGGTCGCCGGGCGAGGTGCGGGTGGGCGAGGCGCTGCTCGGGCGCGCGGTGGACGGGCTCGGGCGGCCGATCGACGGCGGCCCCGCGCCGGCCTGCGAGGCGCTCTGGCCGCTCGCCGGGCGGCGCGAGGGGGCGCTCGAACGCGCGCCCGTGCGCGAAGCCTTCGATTGCGGGGTGCGCGCGATCAACGCGCTTGCGACCATGGGCGTGGGCCAGCGCCTCGGCGTGATCGCGGGATCGGGGGTCGGCAAGTCGGTGCTGATCGACCAGATGACGGCCCGCGCCGTGGCGGACGTGACCGTCGTCGCGCTGATCGGGGAACGCGCGCGCGAGGTCTCCGACTTCGTCGCCCGCCACATGGCCGGGGCGGGGCGGGGGCGGCTGGTGGTGGTCGCGGTCCCGGCCGATCACGCGCCCAACCTGCGCCTGCGCGCCAGCCAGTATGCCTGCGCCATCGCCGAATGGTTCCGCGCCCGCGGAAAGCGCGTGCTGCTCGTGCTCGACAGCCTCACCCGCGTCGCCCATGCCGCGCGCGAGCTCGCCCTGGTGCTGGGCGAGCCGGGCGCGGCACGGGGCTATCCGCCTTCCGCGCTCGCGGCGGTCACGCGGCTGGTCGAGCGCGCGGGCAATTCCGCGCGCACGGGCGGGGCGGTGACCGGGCTCTACACCGTGCTCGCCGACGGGGACGACGTGGCGGACCCGGTGGTCGATACCGCGCGCGCGATTCTCGACGGTCACATCGTGCTGTCGCGCGACCTCGCCCAGCGCGGGCACTATCCCGCGATCGACGTGCCCGCCTCGCTGAGCCGGGTGATGGACGACATCGTGCCTGCCCCGGCGGGGAGCGCCGCGCGCCGCCTGCGGAGCCTGATCGCCGCGCGCGAGGAGAACCGCGACCTCGTGCTGATGGGCGCCTATCGCGCCGGCTCGGACCCCGTGCTCGACCGCGCGCTCGCCGCTGCGGGGGCGATCGACGCCTTCCTGCAGCAGGGCCGGGGCGAAGCGGCGGGGCTTGCGGACAGCCTCGCCGCGCTAGAGGCGCTGGTCGCCGGGATCGAGGGCGCCGCGTGA
- a CDS encoding flagellar basal body-associated FliL family protein, with translation MAKGKDKAEGDKPKGGVLKIALGGVALVAVGAGGAYGAFAAGLFGGGAKEGPDVPGFVAKGEADPYAPAGGKGKDEGPVVYGEGGSEYRTAYYSFEDSFTSNLADSPALIQVDLAVSTRRDGRVLQWVANHELAIRSAILVQLAATPEADVYAVDGKEKLAQRLTRAINEVLEENEGFGGIENVHFKGFLVQ, from the coding sequence ATGGCCAAGGGCAAGGACAAGGCCGAAGGCGACAAGCCCAAGGGGGGCGTCTTGAAGATCGCGCTCGGCGGCGTCGCGCTCGTCGCGGTCGGCGCGGGCGGGGCCTATGGCGCCTTCGCCGCGGGCCTGTTCGGCGGCGGGGCGAAGGAGGGGCCGGACGTGCCCGGGTTCGTCGCCAAGGGCGAGGCCGATCCCTATGCCCCCGCCGGCGGCAAGGGCAAGGACGAAGGCCCGGTCGTCTATGGCGAGGGCGGGAGCGAATACCGCACCGCCTATTACAGTTTCGAGGACAGCTTCACCTCCAACCTCGCGGATTCGCCCGCGCTGATCCAGGTCGATCTCGCGGTTTCGACGCGGCGCGACGGGCGGGTGCTGCAATGGGTCGCAAACCACGAGCTCGCGATCCGCTCGGCGATCCTCGTCCAGCTCGCCGCGACGCCCGAGGCCGATGTCTACGCGGTCGACGGGAAGGAAAAGCTTGCCCAGCGCCTGACCCGGGCGATCAACGAAGTGCTTGAGGAGAACGAGGGCTTCGGCGGGATCGAGAACGTGCATTTCAAGGGTTTCCTCGTCCAGTGA